One Onthophagus taurus isolate NC chromosome 11, IU_Otau_3.0, whole genome shotgun sequence genomic window carries:
- the LOC139432067 gene encoding uncharacterized protein codes for MAQPSKDLEYIFERQNELFSFIAKSEDNLRELPHARRTVGSINTRVERIIDNWNEFKQNHLLLNQHRSDYSETIYFSDDLFSSCEENYTNAKGLMLDMLSDISKAATRSEPVQAAPEVVIPHQRQLPRINLPKFSGRCVDWTQFRDLFVTMIKNDTSLTDVEKFQYLKMSLEKEPARLIKNLSVTHDNFDVAWQILEDRYDNLRVIVEAQLTILLSSKSLRTDSSEELNSFIGEINESIGALEALQCPVEHWDLVLIHILVRKLDSETSKEWERSINNRKISSTFKEFMDFLNNRVLTLEAIERLSTKKKSFSVSSGSAQKPSSFKSHNVSVAVQKCFICNGDHSIFRCDNFLTKSPKQRSEFVIQNKRCFNCLGNHYLPDCRVATRCKTCSKRHHTILHEFPPEKLNKSCNSNSNKNNEFVESKVSVPGTSTSHQVNTFHLSSSVLLATALVRVKSVRGDSLLVRALIDQGSEVSFVSEALVQRLSLPRKATCVPINGVGSTQTCVSNGTTSVNIISKSDNNVSIVEETLILPKLTSYIPKQEPKTIPVEVNSLDLADPEFYSNRRIDLILGVKFYSRIILNNIRKFNNGFLVAQETLFGWILFGHVSFPSANSERFGFQCSVDRELLTAIQKFWKIEDDTNSTQKLASDDLECENHFINTHSRDVNGRFVVRLPFRRPSSDLGSSRHVAVRSFGRMEQRFAVNEKLFLAYRDFMHEYLTLGHMSLVSLNPNNTNYYLPHHGVVRESSSTTKLRVVFNGSAVTSSGLSLNDCLHVGPKLQAELVDVLLRWRRHKIVFSCDIEKMYRQINVHPNDRSFQRIVWRDSSDKVIENYELNTVTYGLSCAPFLAIRCLHHLADQHSTIQPSGSVALKKDTYVDDILSGAETIEEVKTLINQTNSILTAGGFHARKWISNQASTLENLPRDDVSMNDTIKFEDESEFPRALGLLWNNKKDEFLFNLSVTHTDENLTKRSVLSFIAKLFDPLGLLSPFIITAKIFMQELWVLGLDWDDELPEDLAKRWQNFQKDLLNVTTISIPRWFGIDNNKSNIQIHGFSDASTNAYAAVAYIRVETLAEVLISSKTKVAPLKVVSIPRLELCAAVVLSRLVHRIRSTLEFENFSTYLWTDSTVALSWIRSHPNRWKDFVRNRVIEIQELSQAKWSYVPGSDNPADLASRGVPINKLQQQSIWWSGPSWLQLPSSDWPSLKIADSVEADREIKRTSSSHHIAIQTWNLKEKYSTLNKLIRVTSWCFRFINKSKNSNVSGNLTPEELEKSLLFWVKEVQKTSFREEIQILLTGKSISKSSSIYRLTPFIDGHGLLRITGRLQFSVLNWDEKHPMILPKDDPFTKLIIDAHHRRVLHGGTQLTLSSIRRRFWIVGGRSPVRSFIHQCIVCARQRAKTSQQMMGQLPPSRVTPSRPFLHSGVDYAGPFILKTHKGRGHKTYKSYLILFVCLVSSAIHLEISTDYTTNGFIAAYKRFTGRRGLCQCLYSDCGTNLIGADRELRSLFSSASKEWNHLINVLSNDGTRWRFNPPSAPHFGGKWEAGVRSVKTHLRKIMGSTVLTYEEFTTVLIQIEAVLNSRPLCPVSNDPTNFEFLCPAHFLIGSSLSVVPEPSLLDETISRLNRYQFLRRLIEEFWKHWKVFYLQSLQNRNKWHQEKNLPKVGSLVLIKDERLPPSKWTTARVLELHPGADNRVRVATIKTPTTTLVRPIVKLCSLPG; via the coding sequence atggcTCAACCAAGTAAAGACTTAGAATACATTTTCGAAcgacaaaatgaacttttcaGTTTCATTGCAAAGTCCGAGGATAATCTTCGAGAATTGCCGCATGCGCGTCGTACGGTCGGTTCAATTAATACGCGAGTTGAGCGTATCATCGATAATTGGAATGAGTTCAAACAGAACCATTTATTACTAAATCAACACCGATCGGATTATTCGGAAACCATCTATTTTTCGGATGATTTATTCAGTTCGTGCGAGGAAAATTACACCAACGCGAAAGGTCTAATGTTGGACATGCTGAGCGACATCAGTAAAGCGGCAACTCGTTCGGAACCGGTTCAGGCAGCACCAGAGGTCGTGATTCCTCATCAGCGACAGCTTCCGCGTATCAACTTACCTAAATTTAGCGGTCGTTGTGTTGATTGGACCCAGTTCCGCGATTTATTCGTTACCATGATAAAAAACGACACTTCATTAACTGACGTCGAGAAGTTCCAGTACTTGAAAATGAGTCTGGAAAAAGAACCGGctagattaattaaaaatttatcggTAACACATGACAACTTCGATGTTGCATGGCAAATTTTGGAGGATCGGTATGATAATTTACGGGTGATAGTTGAAGCGCAACTTACCATTTTATTGTCTTCGAAATCTCTTCGCACGGATTCGTCTGAAGAGTTGAACAGCTTCATCGGCGAAATTAACGAATCCATCGGCGCGTTGGAAGCTCTGCAATGTCCGGTCGAACATTGGGATCTTGTCCTCATACACATCCTCGTTCGTAAACTCGACAGCGAGACGAGTAAAGAGTGGGAACGATCGATAAACAATCGAAAAATTTCATCGACATTTAAAGAGTTTATGGATTTTCTTAACAACCGCGTATTGACACTTGAAGCGATCGAAAGACTTTCCACCAAAAAGAAAAGCTTTTCAGTTTCGTCTGGGTCTGCTCAAAAACCCAGCTCGTTTAAATCCCATAACGTGTCGGTGGCGGTAcagaaatgttttatttgtaatgGTGACCATTCAATATTTCGATGCGATAATTTTCTTACAAAATCTCCGAAACAAAGGAGCGAATTCGTAATTCAAAATAAGCGGTGTTTTAATTGTCTCGGGAATCACTATCTTCCTGACTGTCGTGTAGCAACTCGATgcaaaacttgttcaaaacgTCATCACACCATTTTGCACGAATTTCCtcctgaaaaattaaataaaagttgcaACTCAAATTCTaacaaaaacaacgaatttgtCGAAAGTAAAGTAAGCGTCCCTGGTACCTCAACGAGTCACCAGGTCAACACATTTCATCTCAGTTCCTCGGTTCTCCTAGCTACAGCTTTGGTGCGGGTAAAATCGGTTCGAGGTGATTCCCTTTTGGTTCGCGCCTTGATCGATCAAGGGTCGGAAGTTTCTTTCGTGAGCGAGGCTCTTGTGCAGCGTCTGTCGTTACCGCGCAAAGCCACATGCGTACCAATAAACGGCGTTGGATCAACACAAACGTGCGTTTCAAACGGTACAACGTCGGTTAATATCATTTCCAAAAGTGACAACAACGTTTCCATCGTCGAAGAGACTCTCATATTACCAAAATTGACTTCCTACATACCGAAACAAGAACCAAAAACCATTCCGGTTGAAGTAAATTCTTTGGATTTAGCCGATCCAGAATTCTATTCGAATCGTCGAATTGATTTGATTCTCGGGGTGAAGTTTTATTCGcgaattattttgaataatattcGGAAATTTAACAACGGTTTTTTGGTAGCTCAAGAGACTCTTTTCGGATGGATTCTTTTCGGTCACGTTTCTTTTCCAAGTGCAAATTCGGAACGGTTCGGTTTCCAATGTTCCGTTGATCGGGAGTTGTTAACcgcaattcaaaaattttggaaaatcgAGGACGACACTAATTCAACTCAAAAACTTGCCTCAGACGATCTTGAGTGCGAGAACCATTTTATAAACACTCATTCGCGAGACGTAAACGGACGTTTTGTAGTGCGGCTTCCGTTTAGACGACCTTCATCGGATCTCGGTTCATCGCGTCACGTCGCGGTTCGTTCTTTCGGTCGTATGGAGCAACGTTTCGCCGTTAacgaaaaactttttctagCCTACCGTGATTTTATGCACGAGTATTTGACACTAGGGCACATGAGTTTGGTGTCGTTAAACCCAAACAATACGAATTATTACCTTCCGCATCACGGTGTAGTACGCGAATCAAGTTCCACGACAAAACTCCGCGTAGTTTTCAACGGTTCAGCTGTTACGTCATCGGGCCTTTCCCTTAATGACTGCTTACACGTCGGGCCAAAACTGCAAGCCGAGCTAGTTGACGTTCTCCTCCGATGGAGACGTCATAAAATCGTGTTTTCGTGCGACATTGAAAAGATGTACCGTCAAATAAACGTTCATCCGAATGATCGATCTTTTCAAAGAATTGTTTGGCGCGATAGTTCGGATaaagtaatagaaaattatgaaCTTAACACTGTTACTTATGGGTTATCGTGTGCTCCGTTCTTGGCTATCCGGTGCCTGCACCATTTGGCTGATCAGCACTCCACAATTCAACCTTCCGGATCAGTGGCTCTGAAAAAAGACACGTACGTAGATGATATTTTGTCGGGCGCAGAGACCATTGAAGAAGTTAAAACTCTCATTAATCAAACAAACAGTATACTTACGGCGGGCGGTTTCCACGCGCGGAAATGGATTTCGAATCAAGCTTCTACGCTTGAAAATCTACCGCGCGATGACGTTTCCATGAACGATaccataaaatttgaagaCGAATCCGAATTTCCACGCGCATTGGGACTTCTgtggaataataaaaaagacgagtttttatttaatttaagtgtTACTCATACCGATGAAAATCTTACCAAGCGATCTGTTCTTTCATTCATCGCGAAACTTTTCGATCCCCTCGGTCTTCTTTCTCCGTTCATAATAACGGCAAAAATCTTCATGCAAGAATTGTGGGTGCTTGGTCTTGATTGGGACGATGAATTACCGGAAGATCTCGCGAAACGGtggcaaaattttcaaaaagaccTTCTAAACGTTACTACCATCAGCATTCCTCGATGGTTTGGCatcgataacaataaatcCAACATTCAAATCCACGGTTTTTCTGATGCATCAACAAACGCATACGCGGCGGTTGCGTATATTCGGGTTGAAACCTTAGCGGAGGTGTTGATAAGTTCTAAAACAAAAGTGGCTCCgttaaaagttgtttcgaTTCCGCGCTTAGAACTGTGCGCGGCGGTAGTTCTATCTCGGTTGGTACATCGGATTCGATCTACGCTAGAATTCGAAAACTTTTCAACTTATCTGTGGACTGATTCCACTGTCGCTTTGTCATGGATACGCAGCCATCCCAACAGATGGAAAGATTTCGTGCGTAACCGTGTCATAGAGATTCAAGAACTATCACAAGCAAAGTGGTCTTACGTGCCTGGTTCCGATAATCCAGCTGACTTAGCTTCCCGTGGTGTGCCAATAAATAAACTTCAACAGCAATCGATATGGTGGTCCGGTCCATCATGGCTTCAACTTCCCTCATCAGATTGGCCTTCGTTAAAAATTGCTGACTCAGTCGAAGCCGATCGTGAAATTAAAAGGACATCTTCTTCTCATCACATTGCGATTCAAACCtggaatttaaaagaaaaatattctaCATTAAACAAGCTTATTCGGGTCACTTCATGGTGTTTccgttttataaataaatcaaaaaattcaaatgttTCAGGTAATTTAACTCCAGAAGAACTCGAAAAATCTTTGTTGTTTTGGGTTAAAGAGGTTCAAAAAACCAGTTTTAGAGAAGAAATTCAAATTCTATTAACCGGAAAatctatttcaaaaagtaGTTCGATCTATCGACTTACCCCTTTCATAGACGGCCATGGACTTCTACGAATTACAGGACGTCTACAATTTTCCGTTTTGAATTGGGACGAGAAACATCCTATGATTCTTCCCAAGGACGATCCCTTCACAAAACTAATCATTGATGCTCATCATCGTCGAGTTCTTCATGGTGGAACTCAGCTTACATTATCTTCCATTCGTCGACGATTTTGGATTGTTGGTGGAAGATCTCCAGTCAGATCCTTCATACATCAATGCATCGTTTGTGCTCGTCAACGTGCAAAAACCAGTCAACAGATGATGGGTCAACTACCTCCGTCACGAGTAACCCCATCGAGACCGTTTCTCCACTCTGGGGTCGACTATGCTGGGCCATTTATTCTGAAAACACACAAAGGACGAGGTCACAAAACatataaatcttatttaattctatttgtATGTCTAGTTTCATCAGCAATACATTTAGAGATTTCCACTGACTACACGACGAATGGATTCATTGCCGCATACAAACGATTCACCGGACGTCGTGGTCTTTGCCAGTGTTTGTATTCGGATTGTGGTACCAACCTTATTGGGGCAGATAGGGAACTACGATCCCTCTTCAGCTCCGCCTCCAAGGAGTGGAATCATTTAATCAACGTCCTCAGCAACGATGGAACCCGTTGGAGATTCAACCCCCCTTCAGCACCCCATTTTGGAGGGAAGTGGGAAGCTGGAGTTCGCTCCGTAAAAACACATCTTCGGAAAATTATGGGTTCCACCGTTCTCACTTACGAGGAATTCACCACTGTCCTCATACAAATAGAAGCCGTCCTAAACTCCCGTCCTCTCTGTCCTGTTTCCAATGACCCTactaattttgaatttttatgtcCAGCTCATTTCTTGATTGGGTCGTCGTTATCTGTGGTTCCAGAACCATCTCTATTGGATGAAACCATCTCACGTCTCAACCGTTACCAGTTCCTCCGACGTTTGATAGAAGAATTCTGGAAGCATTGGAaagtattttatctccaatctCTCCAAAACCGAAACAAGTGGCATCAAGAAAAGAACTTACCTAAAGTTGGTAGTCTCGTTCTTATCAAGGACGAACGGCTTCCCCCGTCCAAGTGGACCACTGCACGTGTCTTGGAACTTCACCCTGGGGCTGATAATCGTGTTAGAGTGGCTACAATAAAGACACCGACTACTACTCTAGTTCGACCAATAGTAAAATTATGTTCATTACCTGGCTAA
- the LOC111422243 gene encoding jerky protein homolog-like — MPCANASGSHKLPLLCIGKSKNPRSFKETEMKHFPVCYKYQTKAWVNQDIFKAWFFEEFVPSVKKHLKSKHLLERAMLLLDNAPLHPEERTLQTADGQIFVQYLPPNVTALLQPMDQGVIEACKRRFRKIILRLLLEADCSLKEFWKKWNIKDAIYAAAESWGDVPNVTIQKSWFKVWPQLTENFSSSKNEESTVVTSRQLLNGIQNVVEFEFVDITDIEEWLHCDKNEPGYEVLNDTQIATISEPTATDATDEEDEDENVSTPEKKVPPEAALSHVDGPLSFLDQQNDTDHIDVLNLRKIRSNICLKLYNKKKQLQITDFFNQ, encoded by the coding sequence ATGCCCTGTGCCAATGCTAGTGGAAGCCATAAATTACCACTGTTGTGCATAGGTAAATCAAAAAACCCAAGATCATTCAAGGAAACCgaaatgaaacattttcctgtttgttataaatatcAAACAAAGGCTTGGGTGAATCAAGACATTTTTAAAGCTTGGttttttgaagaatttgttCCTTCAGTTAAGAAACATTTGAAATCAAAACACTTACTCGAAAGAGCAATGCTCTTATTGGATAATGCTCCCTTACATCCAGAAGAACGTACATTACAAACGGCTGATGGTCAAATTTTTGTGCAGTATTTGCCTCCAAATGTTACGGCTTTATTACAGCCGATGGATCAAGGGGTAATAGAAGCTTGCAAGCGCCgctttagaaaaataatattgcgGCTTCTTTTAGAAGCAGATTGCTCACTGAAAGAATTTTGGAAGAAATGGAACATCAAAGATGCCATATATGCGGCAGCAGAGAGTTGGGGTGATGTTCCAAATGTAACAATACAAAAATCTTGGTTCAAAGTTTGGCCACAACTTACAGAAAATTTCAGTTCCTCCAAAAATGAAGAATCTACTGTAGTGACGTCTAGGCAACTCTTGAATGGCATACAAAATGTTGTAGAATTTGAATTTGTAGACATAACCGACATTGAGGAATGGTTACACTGCGATAAAAACGAACCGGGTTATGAAGTTTTAAATGACACACAAATTGCAACAATTTCGGAACCTACAGCAACGGATGCCACCGATGAGGAGGATGAAGACGAAAACGTTTCTACACCTGAAAAAAAAGTTCCACCAGAAGCTGCACTCTCACATGTAGACGGGCCATTAAGTTTTTTAGATCAACAAAATGATACAGATCACATAGATGTTTTGAACTTGCGGAAAATTCGTTCCAACATATgtttaaaactttacaataagAAGAAACAGCTCCAAATAACTGATTTCTTTaaccaataa
- the LOC139431803 gene encoding uncharacterized protein: MATRPNPKCPTKRAAVNSFEKGENKKPARNIKMEGNCNETTATNVSLGSDNQRKKDVVFDGINLLPSDLAEYVFPSNQQHYVENCGKLPFTSNVVLNEAVKNNLQKGNQAPLFSESTYYLNKSRTKWISVGMSANLHFDPVIRLMGKGQCITFTEDEWKNVINSRQLIMNSFVGDLSTPPHFVVSGVTCSSQWIENVRKVLKMERGSEIFYLAYDSLHELWKLSDLVSSRVEVLKCMEYKNYYDSVIDVVSTMQGDIKSNILVASNGAPSEHLCVTKELLVYGMDKILLDLDLHALMKM; this comes from the exons A TGGCAACCAGACCGAACCCCAAATGTCCAACTAAGAGAGCTGCTGTAAATTCATTTGAAaagggtgaaaataaaaaacctgcCCGAAACATCAAAATGGAGGGTAATTGTAATGAGACAACTGCAACAAATGTGTCGCTAGGAAGtgataatcaaagaaaaaaggatgTGGTATTCGATGGAATTAATTTGTTGCCTTCCGACTTAGCGGAGTACGTATTTCCTAGCAATCaacaacattatgtagaaaattgtggAAAGTTACCTTTCACAAGTAACGTAGTATTAAATGAAGCAGTGAAAAATAATCTCCAAAAAGGTAATCAAGCGCCATTATTCTCCGAGAgtacatattatttaaataaaagtcgaaCGAAATGGATATCGGTTGGCATGTCTGCCAATCTACATTTTGATCCGGTTATAAGATTAATGGGAAAAGGACAATGCATaacttttaccgaagacgAATGGAAAAATGTGATTAATAGCAGACAATTGATTATGAATAGTTTTGTTGGTGATTTATCGACACCACCACATTTCGTTGTAAGCGGCGTGACCTGCAGCAGCCAATGGATAGAAAATGtacgaaaagtgttgaaaatggaaagggggtcagaaatattttacctGGCTTACGACTCGTTACACGAATTGTGGAAACTTAGCGATTTAGTTTCGAGTAGGGTAGAAGTATTAAagtgtatggaatataaaaattattacgatagcGTGATCGATGTGGTATCAACAATGCAAGGtgatataaaatcgaatatatTGGTTGCTTCAAACGGTGCACCAAGTGAACATTTGTGCGTAACTAAAGAACTGCTCGTATACGGTATGGATAAGATATTACTGGATTTAGATTTGCACGCATTAATGAAGATGTGA
- the LOC139431805 gene encoding uncharacterized protein — protein sequence MSQDGFSQIDLTAPGFASQESFLLNSFDINLLNMSTVEKALDPNVQPNEQPMDPNVESNVQQATALPNIAGSSKVDDKNVKHLSLSLRRKSGNREHRKKGAGVWLPPDKYRELRRETRARSRSTKHKRVSVEPATLSKVEVTHSEVASGDESNDSLSLMAVSQHCTENRTYLKAINAAFVSKASSSKASSIPTPPTNINIPTIEVPSLSPKVQILRVDTIPATSVISDVPASLFSNAMCAAVETTKEEILTEINILYQNFYKDLHAKVLQLQTSLRELAQFREGLASSSNHSLTTSLDITVATLTVEMKKAEFILSSLHTNNFPS from the coding sequence atgtctcaagacggttttagtcaaattgatttaactGCTCCGGGTTTCGCCAGCCAGGAATCCTTTCTGTTAAACAGTTTTGACATAAACCTGTTGAACATGTCGACTGTTGAGAAGGCTCTGGATCCAAACGTGCAGCCTAATGAGCAGCCGATGGATCCAAACGTTGAATCTAATGTGCAGCAAGCTACGGCGCTTCCAAACATCGCAGGTTCCTCGAAAGTCGACGATAAGAATGTGAAACACCTTTCACTTTCACTTCGTCGAAAGTCGGGGAACCGTGAACACCGGAAGAAGGGTGCAGGTGTGTGGTTACCGCCAGATAAGTATAGAGAGCTTCGACGGGAGACCCGTGCTCGTTCGCGAAGTACCAAACACAAGCGTGTGTCAGTTGAACCTGCGACTCTGTCAAAGGTTGAAGTGACACACTCGGAAGTGGCTAGCGGCGATGAGTCCAACGACTCTCTTTCTTTAATGGCGGTATCCCAACACTGCACCGAAAACCGGACATACCTTAAAGCTATTAATGCAGCTTTTGTTTCTAAggcttcttcttctaaagcttCGTCGATTCCCACTCCCCCTACTAACATAAACATTCCTACCATAGAAGTTCCCTCATTAAGCCCGAAAGTACAAATCTTAAGGGTGGACACAATTCCCGCTACTTCAGTCATTTCCGATGTACCTGCCAGCCTTTTTTCAAATGCAATGTGTGCAGCAGTAGAAACAACCAAAGAGGAGATTTTGaccgaaattaatattttgtatcaaaatttttataaagaccTTCATGCAAAGGTACTTCAATTGCAGACCTCTTTGAGAGAACTTGCACAGTTTAGGGAAGGGCTGGCGTCGAGTTCTAACCACTCTTTAACAACGTCACTCGACATCACCGTTGCAACATTAAccgttgaaatgaaaaaagcaGAATTCATTTTGTCTTCTTTACATACTAATAACTTCCCTTCCTAG